Genomic DNA from Epinephelus fuscoguttatus linkage group LG14, E.fuscoguttatus.final_Chr_v1:
ACCTGACAACAGCACAGAGTTTATGATGCAATCAGTGCTTCTGATAAAAAAGCCACTGACAAAGACGAACTTTTACCTCTCAGTGTATTTGTGAATGTAGCCAAAGTTATATCaactgggaaaaaaagcactttagCAAAGCTCTGCACGTGACAGACATGTTACCTCTGAGAAGTTGACTGCTAGAGGAATAGTCCCGGCCACGTAACATCCCACCAACATCGCAAGAGACAGCAGGCTGATCGAGCTAAAATCGTCCATGACTGCTGCACTTTTCTTTTCGGCTAATCTTCTGCTAAGCTAAACCATCAAAACCAGCCTCCACCTGTACCTTTAACACCTGTATCCGTGCTCCTCAAGTTAAATTACATGCCCCGACCTGCAGCTGTTGGTTAACACTCGCTGTTAAGCCAATGAACGTCGCGTCCCTGTTCTGGTACCAGTTCAGCTCGCTGCCAAACATCCACGTTAACTTAACAGAGACGTTACAGCCTCTGGCCTCGATAACGTTagcaaagctaagctaactagcttcGGTGACTGCCCGGCGCTCAAAATTCACAAAGGAGGGATCCTGACACGGTAACGTTCACTTGTAAACATCCCTCACCCCGCATTGTTCCCTCCAGATATAGCTGTCAATAGTAAATATTGCAACTTCCCGACGCGGTTAGCTGAAAGCTACAGTAACAAACTGGCTAACTTAACATCCTGTTGTTTGGTGCTGCAGTGAAGTGCTTCCGGGTCACAACTCGTCTCCTCAACCTGTCGAAGCAAACCTGCCACGTATCTGCGAGACacggtggaggaggagagaagggaggaagtaaatataacagtaataataataataatgatgataatataataataatgttattataattttttttgtttgaaaagcataaacagaaaattaaacaaaatacaaGCGGTTTAAGCGTTTAGTTTAAGCTCTGTACAAATAATGTTAAGGGACTGTTGTGTACTTATTAAAGGAAAGGGTGGGCTGGGATTTgactgtatttttgttttgtttttttaccctcCCCAAAGCTTCACATTTTTGTGACTTGAGGAATATGCATGACCTTCCCTCCACTATAAATTAGATATTAGattttaaaacttaccctttgatgtttgaaagctGAAAATACAAAGTTGAAGACGAAATCCTggaattgaaaaaaaacaaaaacaaacaaaaacaaaaaaacgttttgCACTTTTGTCGTGCATTCTGGTTAGTTAGTGCAAATGGTTTATATCTGGAAaaattttaaatgataaatgacaGAAGTTCCTTGCGCATGATGTGTTCACGGCCCAGATATTCAGATATTCAAATATCACACAGTAATTTCAATTTTTAGTTTTTGGCTATGATACATAGTGTAAATTTTTAGAACAACATGTCTTCCAAACCCATTTGTGGTAAAATGAATATACAATACAGCTATTTTAAGTCCTACGCCACTCACCGAAGCCGAAAAGAGAAAACATAGGTCCCTCTTCAGTGTTTACAAAACTGACGTTTCCACCTTTTTGCACCACCACTTCCCTCTCATaagtaacaaacagtccctaactggAAATGTTCCATCGTTATTCATTCAAAAGTTCtaatattatttatgtattttttaacagtCATAAATTTCAGAGTTCAAAAtgcttaattttattttttgttttgtttaaaatcaGAATTGTAATGAGGattattgccaagtaggttttaCACTTACAGGGAATTTGCCTTGGTGTTTGGTgcatacaataaacattttaagaGGAAGTAAAACACAGGCAAAGTCCtgcaaaagacaacaaaaatacagaaaagaaaaaaaatacaattaaaatatgaaaaagatattaaaaataacaataacatgtacagtataacTGTTTCAGAATGAGAGAGCTGTAAAGTATGGTGCAGGATGTACAAAAGTTCACAGCAAATACgtattcatgtatttttaatacTTTGTGGCCTAAACACTGTCAGATTAAATCTTAGAATTATTGGTGTTAGCTATGTTTAACTTTGCCTAATATTAAATACCTGACTGGAGCTGATGTAAACATTCAgtggagaaaataaatatattgtttggtcataaaaaaaatgtttttaatttgtaaattacaataattagtgatattttgcaagaataaaaatacattttaaaaactttgttgaatgaattttatattttaacaaaaaagtcTGTATACCCCAAAAGGAGATTATCATGGTTAAGAAGTTAAGTCACTCataaacaattatttttaacttttattttggcaCAGCGCTCCTGTTGTTACAATTAAAGTACCTTTAGGGGGAACAACTGTttgtaaattacacattgtgcTAATTGCATCTATCTACAGACGTTTGATCATTTGAGAGGAAGTTTAGTGATATTGGAATTGTGTTGTAAAAACTTAGCCCAcctatttaaataaaacaaacagtttctCCTGCATAGCTGCATTTAAAACCAGCCAAATGAAGAAAAGAGACAACTACCATTTTGTAAAAAAGCATATTTATTAGTTCACACAACAGAGCAGTGCCTCAACATGACGACAGTAAATCAAAGCAGAATGAGTCCAACATATTGGAGAACAGATCGGTGTATTGCAACTGTCTTTTGCCTCCACAGCATCAACAAAGGAAAAGAATACAACCAAAGTTTTATCATGCAGTATGTTTGTGCAAACCCTTTCTGTTCACAGCTCAGACTTTCccttccaaacacacacacgtacaaggCAGCAGCTCCTTGCTGACGGAATGGAGGGGTGTATGGGCACATGTTGTTTACAGCCTGCTGGACCAGAAAACTGTCGGCAGCAGAGCTGTGATCTAAGGAAGTCAGTCAGAGAGACATGTGGTCTTTATTTCACCAGTCCGATCTTCTTTGCTTCTGTTTCATATATTAAGAGCCTCCACATTTTTACTATGAAGACTTCTGCCTCTTCATCGAGAACCTAAACACAAAAAGGGTTGGTGAGACAAACGTCAAACAGCTCAATAAATCTGTTAAATAGATCTGACTTGTTATATGTTGCATTTTCCAGTTTATCTAAAGGACAGAGTAATGCTCGCAACTCTGAGACAGTACTAAGGTACAGTGGTACTTTTAGGGTGcgttcacacctgtcctgtttggttcgtttcaatcaaactcaagtttgtttgcccccaaagtgcggttcgtttgggcaggtgtgaacacagcaataacactcaggtgcgcaccaaaacaactggaccgagaccttcttgaagaggtggtctcagtccggttacaaacgaactctggtgcggttcgtttgaggtgagaacatgttccgacctggatgtgaaccaactgcagtcacatgacacattgtttgggttaaacatgagcatgttacagtcctggaggattattaatgtgcaccttgATGATGGCACAAGAGGACAGAAGTTCAGAGATTACCAGAGGAATTAAAATTCATCCTCTGAGAGACCATGAATTTCTGTATCAAATGTCATGTCAGTCCATCCAACAGTTGATAAGACATGTCacttaaaaccacaaatgtgaacCTCACTGGTGCTTAATGAAAAGCCAGAGGTTAACCAAGTCGTTGGACGGATACAGCGTCTGGGGACTATGAATGTTAGGACAAAtgtgagatatttcagtctggattaaAGTGTTGGACTGCAGACAGACCAACATTACCATTGCTAAAGCTGTGCTACTgtcatggcaaaaaaaaactgactcaaCTCACCATAGCAACATCATCAAGAATACCCTGAGGGGTGCTGTGTGCCATCACCTGGGGAGAAAGAAAGCAACACTTAAAATGAGCAACGATGCAACACAATGAATTtcagggcacacacacaaataatttataaataaaaatcaatgacTATTTCTCATGAATATATGCAGAGGCTTTCTTGTTTTGCATGGCATTCACGAACCTTTGAGCAGACAAAATCAACCAGCGTGGGTTCCTCCTCGCCGATGTATTCAATAATCTTCTTATTGATCCATGGTCTAATGCGGCGATCCATGAGAGTCTACAGAGAGAACAATCAGAGCAGTACATGACTTCATTATCTATTACTGATGATGTTATGACAGCAAATAAACCACTCAATCATTAAATCAATTAATGCAGCTGCAGAACTCAAACTCAGAATATTAAATCACTACactctttgaccttttgaacaCTGTAAAACATCAGAGGCTGTTTACCGAGTCGACCATAGCCCAGTCCAGAGGGTAGGAGAAGAGCTCAGGCCTGGCGGTGGGGATCTTCTCAATAAGGCTCTTTATGTGCTTGCGTTTCTCCTCCGTGTTGATGCTGCCTTTGGCCCCTGAAATTTCCGCCCCATCCAGCCCCAGACTCTTGTCGTCGTCACCATAGTCCAGTGGAACCAGTTTCCTTTTGCGAGGCTGCTCATCAGCCTCCTCATCATCAAACTTGTTGAAAACACTTTCCACGGTTGCCAGCTTCTTTCGCTTTCCAACGTTGAGCTGGCTGGGACTGTTGGTGGCACCTGGAGGAGAGAAACACTTGTTATTTCTGCACAAAGCAGCTGAAGAAACAGTTCATTGTGTCAGTAATTTACTGCTGTGCTCACCCAGTTTGAGACTGAGACCGATCTTGGGTCGGTGTTCCTCTGGAGGCTGAACCTCAGGAGTGTTTTCACCTGGAATGATGATGCCGCAGGGAGATTCGTTGCCGGGTGTGTTTGGAGTCGCGTTCCCACTGGCAGAGGACACTGAGGGAGCGGTGGTGATTGGTCGCATGATGGGTTTGAGTTGTGGCTTGGCCTCTTGTGAATCCTCACCATCGTGGTAGTcatcctcctccccttcctcttcATCGTCGTCTGAATGCTGCGGGGGAGGTCGTGGTGGCATCGGCTCTGCGGGCCTTCCCGACCCTCTCTTCTCCCGATCCCGATCTCGATCCCGATCCTTGCGAGACTTTTCCTGGGTCACTTCCTCCTCAGGTTCAAGTTTCAGAGGAGGCTGTCGTCTGCGCTCTGCTTCCTCCTCcatctgcacaaacacacatgaacaatAACCTCCTATTCTTGTGTACTTTTCATTTATGTGTGACGAATCAATATTTGGAGACTGATGGCATTTTAATAACAGATGCACTAACATCGTTACAGATCAAACACCAAAAGGAAGTCAGACGACAGGGAAACTTTAACAGAAAAACTGAAGTCAACTATATGTGAGTAAGTTCTTTAcgaataaataagtaaaaaaaattaaaaaatcagacaaacacactgccAGACAGATCAAAGTCAGAAACACtctgtaaacacaaacaaagtagAACTTTTCCTCTCAGCACGAATGTGTATGAATTTAACAAACAGTCACGTTCAGCGGTGGATACTGACTTATTGCTTCTAGACTCTGATCTGTTTTAGTGAcaggtgagagtgtgtgtgtgtgtgtgtgtgtgtgtgtgtgtatctgcatcagagcagagaaAGGACTTCTCCTCACATTGCAAGCATCAATTTTGATTGGTAGAAACCAACTTCTGAGCCCAGATCTGAGAACACTTGATCCAAATGTCAAGTTCTTTTAGTCAATGTGAACCCTGTGTGCCATATCTGGGCACAATATGCTGATCCCTGCCCGAGTCCACTTAAAATGGTGGTCTTTAATACAGTTCATTTGTACAGTATGGTACTCATCATTTTTGAGCACCAACTGTACCAAAACACAGAGGTAGACTGCTATTTAATGCAGCTACAAAGAATTTTTAACTGGTTATGAAATAGTCAAAATTTAATGCTGGTGACTCTGTATCAAATGGCAGTGCAGCCCACCGCAGACAGACCCAGATGTGGCTTTGTTGCAGCCTTTAAGCTCCAGTCAAAAAGGCTTGCACCCGACAGCAGCGGCTCCTCTTCTGGCAAGGAGCAGAGCTTAGCCTCACTGCTCTGACAGTGTCCATTCATTCCCGTGAAAAATGTCTCTGCAATAGTCACTGGTATTTATCGGCTCAAGCTCGATCAGCTGCGATTAAAACATAACATCAGGGTGGACACTCATTTTTGCCCCTTTTTCAGCATTATGCAAAGACACTGTcatccgtctgtctctgtccaagcagcgCTCGAATACcattccaaattagtctgcacaaAATTTGAGAGACTGGATaggtaacagatataaaaaaagaagtaaccagtgtaacattttcacctgcctccatgctgctttctactgtttactaacggTGCATTCATTAAGCCGAACATAACACATCACAGAAACCCACGAAAAACATGCCcatctactggcaatgggacaATGGGCAATGTCATCTATTTTTAGCAAGTTTtcccaagtttaaaaaaaatctgcatatcAGCACCAACTTCAGTGTTAGTCAGACTTCGGATgacattattttaaatacaaggaCAAATCACTGTGTAATGATCTTTCCTTTCATCCAGCTGCTCTGTTACTTCCTTTATTTTGTTATGCACATGTATACTTGCAGAGAGCTGAACAGAAACTCAGTTGTCTGTATGTGAGGCAGTGCAGTAGCAGTGTCTCCAGGACAAATCTACCCTGATTATGGAAACTAGGTTTCTAATTCACATGACACATGAGAAATCATCTTACTGGAAAAAGTCACGTTACTAAAATGTATATAAACGAAATGAGTGACTCACCCTCTGCAGCTCAGCATCAGGGTCAGGGTGACCTTCAGCCAGAAGCCTCTGTCTgatctcctccagctcctccttctccctctttcGGTCTCGCTCGTCCAATTCTGTCTCCTTTTCTCTGTCACGGAGTCGCTTCTGCAAAGCGCTGCCCCTGAGAATGAGAATGAGAAGTATAtgcaaaacacaagcaaaagtGTGTGGCTCACACTTCTAATGTGCATTAAGATAATCACCTGTAATATTTTGGGTCGTCTCTGTCATCATCGTAATCTTCAAGGAATTCTTTCAGTCTTTTGGCTTCTTTCATCTGAATTTAAACACAGTAACAATTTGTATATCTGCAAACATCCAGTTACTCATCCTCACATATCTGACATTACAAACTGTATAGCAATAATCATTTGCTAGCAATTTAATATAGTGTGGTCTGCGGTCATGTATACCATTTCACGACGCCTCTcgtcctccctctctgtttctttgCTGTAGTCACGAGCCTTCTTCCTCTCCCGGATCTCCCAGTTTTTCAGGCgcttaaagaagaaaaacaactcTGTCATCAAACTAATTTCTTTTGGTGCGATTGCTTAAACTTAAGTTTAATGAATCAAAATGTTAGGAGAGATTATACACGTACTTCTTGGTAAGCAGCCTCCTTGTCTCTAAGCCTCCTCTCGAGTCTCCTCCGTTCGTA
This window encodes:
- the rbm25a gene encoding RNA-binding protein 25 isoform X2 translates to MSYPPPLNRQQIGIPQLPPRIPPPQYAGFAPTVPPGTPMIPVHMGVVTPTPTVLVPTTVAVAQKPMLPKKEPTIRAKDTDDSGGPTTTVFVGNISEKGSDMLVRQLLAKCGIVLSWKRVQGASGKLQAFGFCEYKEPESTLRALRLLHELLLGDKKLLVKVDAKTKAQLDEWKAKKRSANGGASGGSKNGDDDEEEVLDEETLRRDQVVKAAIDVLIREYASELNAPSQDADSQPRNKKRKEKKEEDINAMEMEDDKRDLISREISKFRDTHKKLEEEKGKKEKERLEIERERRERDKERERERERRDREKEKERERERDKERERDRDRDRERERDRERERTKERERERERERSRDVSEDRSRSRERTREDKKRDREEDEEDVYERRRLERRLRDKEAAYQERLKNWEIRERKKARDYSKETEREDERRREMMKEAKRLKEFLEDYDDDRDDPKYYRGSALQKRLRDREKETELDERDRKREKEELEEIRQRLLAEGHPDPDAELQRMEEEAERRRQPPLKLEPEEEVTQEKSRKDRDRDRDREKRGSGRPAEPMPPRPPPQHSDDDEEEGEEDDYHDGEDSQEAKPQLKPIMRPITTAPSVSSASGNATPNTPGNESPCGIIIPGENTPEVQPPEEHRPKIGLSLKLGATNSPSQLNVGKRKKLATVESVFNKFDDEEADEQPRKRKLVPLDYGDDDKSLGLDGAEISGAKGSINTEEKRKHIKSLIEKIPTARPELFSYPLDWAMVDSTLMDRRIRPWINKKIIEYIGEEEPTLVDFVCSKVMAHSTPQGILDDVAMVLDEEAEVFIVKMWRLLIYETEAKKIGLVK
- the rbm25a gene encoding RNA-binding protein 25 isoform X1 gives rise to the protein MSYPPPLNRQQIGIPQLPPRIPPPQYAGFAPTVPPGTPMIPVHMGVVTPTPTVLVPTTVAVAQKPMLPKKEPTIRAKDTDDSGGPTTTVFVGNISEKGSDMLVRQLLAKCGIVLSWKRVQGASGKLQAFGFCEYKEPESTLRALRLLHELLLGDKKLLVKVDAKTKAQLDEWKAKKRSANGGASGGSKNGDDDEEEVLDEETLRRDQVVKAAIDVLIREYASELNAPSQDADSQPRNKKRKEKKEEEDINAMEMEDDKRDLISREISKFRDTHKKLEEEKGKKEKERLEIERERRERDKERERERERRDREKEKERERERDKERERDRDRDRERERDRERERTKERERERERERSRDVSEDRSRSRERTREDKKRDREEDEEDVYERRRLERRLRDKEAAYQERLKNWEIRERKKARDYSKETEREDERRREMMKEAKRLKEFLEDYDDDRDDPKYYRGSALQKRLRDREKETELDERDRKREKEELEEIRQRLLAEGHPDPDAELQRMEEEAERRRQPPLKLEPEEEVTQEKSRKDRDRDRDREKRGSGRPAEPMPPRPPPQHSDDDEEEGEEDDYHDGEDSQEAKPQLKPIMRPITTAPSVSSASGNATPNTPGNESPCGIIIPGENTPEVQPPEEHRPKIGLSLKLGATNSPSQLNVGKRKKLATVESVFNKFDDEEADEQPRKRKLVPLDYGDDDKSLGLDGAEISGAKGSINTEEKRKHIKSLIEKIPTARPELFSYPLDWAMVDSTLMDRRIRPWINKKIIEYIGEEEPTLVDFVCSKVMAHSTPQGILDDVAMVLDEEAEVFIVKMWRLLIYETEAKKIGLVK